In Magnetovibrio sp. PR-2, the genomic window GTCCAAGCTGGCGGTGGGCTCATCCAAAAACAGGATTTGCGGCTTCAAGGCCCAGGCGCGCGCAATGGCAAGACGTTGCTGTTCACCGAACGACAAGACGCGCGCAGGGGCGTCGGCTTGGCGGGTCATGCCGGTGCGTTTCAAAACGTCGTGAACGATGTCCGCGCGTTCACGCTGGGGCACATTGTGAAGGGCAAGTGCGTGTTCAATGTTGGCCCGCCCACTTCGGCGCAACATGACAGGGCGTTGGAAGACCATGGCTTGGGCGTACTTGGCGGTTTCAGGTGAAGCCCAGGTGACGGAGCCTTGGTTGGGCTGCAGCAATCCATGGCACAGGCGCAACAGCAAGCTTTTGCCGGCACCATTGGGGCCGACGATCATGGTGCGCGTTCCCGCGTCCAGTTCCAGGTTGAATTCTTTGATCAAGGGAATGTCGCCCCGCCCGTGATACCAAACGTTATCGAGCTTCAAGGGCAGAACAGGTGTGTCGTGGGCGCTCATGATCCGGCCCTTCGTTCTCGGCGGTCTTTGACCAGTTGCGCCGCGGCTCCTATGGCTAACGAAATGGACAGCAAGACGATGCCCAACGCCAACGCCAATGCCAGATCCCCTTTGCTGACTTCCAGGGCAATGGCTGTGGTCATGACGCGGGTGACGTGATCAATGTTGCCGCCCACCATCATCACCGCACCGACTTCTGCGGTGGCACGGCCAAACCCCGCTAACACCGCCGTCAGCAACGTAAAACGCCCATCCATGATGAGCGTCGGGATGGCGCGCATGCGGCTCGACCCTAAGCTGGTGAGTTGGTCTTCGTACTCAATCCACAAATCGGTGATCACTTGGCGCGACAGGGCGGCGATGATGGGCGTGACCAAAATAACTTGGGCGATGATCATGGCGGTGGGGGTATAGAGTAGCCCAAATACGCCAAACGGGCCGGAACGCGAAAGGCTGAGATAGACAATCAGGCCCACCACGACAGGCGGCAGACCCATTAAGGCATTGAGCACAATCAACACACCACGACGCCCGGGAAAACGCATCATGGACACAGCAGCGCCCAAAGGCACGCCGATGAGGGTTGAGACCAGCACAGCGGTGAGGCTGACATACAATGACAGGCTCACGATCTCGGCCAGATCGGGGTCGAGGGACACGATCAGCTGAACAGCCGTGCTCAACGCGTTGCCCATGTCATTCATCAATAACGCACCTGATTTGGAGGGTTGAAAGCGGAGCGAAAGCTTATCACGCCCGCCAAAATGCGAAACCCCTCAAGGCTCTCTCTACGACTTAAGTAGGAAATTTGATTAACCTTATCTGGCAAAAAAGCGCGGTTGAACTAGCCAGAACGGCCCTCAGATATAATAATCATAGGTGCAATTGAGCGATTCTAAGATTTTTCAGGATTTTGCAAACCTGGGTTTGCCGTTGAGCCCCATTTGGGCAAAGGAAAAGGACCATGCTAGCGATGTTTCCAACACTTACGCGGGCCCCTGCCGATATCGGCGGTGCGACACCCTCTGTGGAATTCATCCAGGCCACAGGAGGTGTGATTGAGCTGCCCAAGGGCTTCGATCCTGCCGACGGCCAGTTCGAACGCCAAGGTCCGGATTTGATGATTACCGACAGCGGCGGCAATCAGGTTTTGATCGCTGATTATTTCATGCAAGAAGACGCCCCAAACTTGGTCACCACGCGCGGCGCGATGTTGGAAGGCGACCTGGTCGAGCGCTTGGCGGGCATGGTGGCCCCGGGCCAAATCGCAGGTGAGGTCCCCGCCCCGGCAGAGCCCATTGGCAAGATTGTATCACTTGACGGTGAAGTGACCGTGATTCGCGCAGACGGTTCTCGTGTCACCTTGCAAATGGGCGATGACGTCTTGATGGGCGATATTTTGGAAACAGGCGACCCTGCCGGTGTCGGCGTGTTGTTGGCCGACGGTACGGCTTTGTCCATGGGCACGGATGCCAAGCTGGTCTTGGACGAAATGGTGTACGACCCCGGCACGCAAGAAGGCTCCATTGCGCTTTCGGTGATGAAGGGTGTGTTCACCATCGTCTCCGGTGAAGTCTCCAAAACCGATCCGGACGCCATGACGATTTCAACGCCCGTGGCGACCATCGGTATTCGCGGCACACAAATCGGCATCGACATCTCCAATGGCCGCGACATGACGTTGGTGTTGTTGGAAGAAGCCGACGGCTTTGTGGGTGAGGTCATCGTGACCAACCAAGGTGGCGTTTCCACCATCAATCAACCTTATCATGCGGTGACGGTGAGCGCCTATGACGCGCCGCCGTTTTCGACGGATGAGTTCCCCATGGATGCCGTTGTAGCCATGTTTGGTGGCGCGCTCAAGTTTCTGCCGTTGACGAACACCAACGCCAATGATTACGGCCTGCAGGCGGATGAGGGATTCAACAGTTTCGACACCTCAGCCGGAGGCGATAGCTCCGCGTCTGAAACCACAGTAGAAGATGGCCTGGCGCAATTCGAAGATGCGACAGACTTGGACAAGCCCACCATGGTGATGGATGAGCTTTCCTCCACCATTGACGTGCCCGACGCTG contains:
- a CDS encoding ATP-binding cassette domain-containing protein — its product is MSAHDTPVLPLKLDNVWYHGRGDIPLIKEFNLELDAGTRTMIVGPNGAGKSLLLRLCHGLLQPNQGSVTWASPETAKYAQAMVFQRPVMLRRSGRANIEHALALHNVPQRERADIVHDVLKRTGMTRQADAPARVLSFGEQQRLAIARAWALKPQILFLDEPTASLDPSASHQIEELIQAIFAQGTKIVMTTHDLGQARRLGDEVLFLHRGRLLEQAPAEQFFDRPDNDLAQAFVKGELLWWKRGEGPRHDPKHAR
- a CDS encoding ABC transporter permease — encoded protein: MNDMGNALSTAVQLIVSLDPDLAEIVSLSLYVSLTAVLVSTLIGVPLGAAVSMMRFPGRRGVLIVLNALMGLPPVVVGLIVYLSLSRSGPFGVFGLLYTPTAMIIAQVILVTPIIAALSRQVITDLWIEYEDQLTSLGSSRMRAIPTLIMDGRFTLLTAVLAGFGRATAEVGAVMMVGGNIDHVTRVMTTAIALEVSKGDLALALALGIVLLSISLAIGAAAQLVKDRRERRAGS